Genomic segment of Candidatus Planktophila sp.:
TCTCAGAGTTCGTTAAGTCATTTGAAACTGAGTTCGACGTTACTGCCGCTGCTCCAGTAGCAGTTGCAGCAGCAGGTGGCGCAGCCGCTGGTGCAGAAGCAGCACAAGATGAGTTCTCAGTTGTTCTTGAATCAGCTGGCTCAGCAAAGATTGCAGTTATCAAGGAAGTTCGCGGACTCAACTCAAGCCTTGGCTTGAAAGAGGCCAAGGATCTAGTTGATGCCTGCCCAACTGTTCTCCTTGATAAGGTAAACAAGGAGACAGCTGATAAGGCAAAGGCGGCCCTTGAGGCTGCTGGCGCAACTGTCACAATCAAGTAATTTCGCTCGAAAACCCCTCTGCTGGTTGGACCGGGGACTTGTTCCGTTAAAGTCCCCTCGGCCCTCCCGTCAGAGGGGTTTTTCTATGTTTGATATGTTGAAATGCACACAATCAACCAATTTAGAGTTAAAGTATTATAGAAGTTGGCAATTACCCAACCTTTATATTACTATTTGACAATGGTAGCGCCTATTGCCTCGTTACAACGGGGAGTTCTACGCCCAAGAGATGCCTCACGGCTTTATGTCCAGCCCCGCTCCGAATTTTTACGTTTAGAAAAAACTGGGGTGCTACTTAAAGTTGCTCACGGCTATTACGCGGTTATTCCCGAGGCCAATAGAGGTAGAGAGTGGCGACCCGATATGGAAGCGATTGCTCTTGGGATTGGGCAAGCTGATTATGGCAAAGAGGCAGTCTCTTTGATGCATATCTCTGCAGCAAGAATTCATGGTGCGATACCGCGCGCAATCGGAGTCGCAGTTCTTGCGGTTCCTAAGCAAAGACCCACTTTAGAAACGAAATTTGGGCGAATTTTTTTTGTAAAGAGGAATGTTGGGCAGTTGAGACGGATTCGAATTGCCACAGAACTCGGATCAGG
This window contains:
- the rplL gene encoding 50S ribosomal protein L7/L12, with the protein product MAKLNTEDLLAQFKEMTLVELSEFVKSFETEFDVTAAAPVAVAAAGGAAAGAEAAQDEFSVVLESAGSAKIAVIKEVRGLNSSLGLKEAKDLVDACPTVLLDKVNKETADKAKAALEAAGATVTIK
- a CDS encoding type IV toxin-antitoxin system AbiEi family antitoxin domain-containing protein, whose protein sequence is MVAPIASLQRGVLRPRDASRLYVQPRSEFLRLEKTGVLLKVAHGYYAVIPEANRGREWRPDMEAIALGIGQADYGKEAVSLMHISAARIHGAIPRAIGVAVLAVPKQRPTLETKFGRIFFVKRNVGQLRRIRIATELGSGWTTNLEQTALDLAKRENLISDFSDVAREAAIALVLRIDKEKLQNFAKERHMGSSLEKVETWVANARSA